The segment TCCTCCGCTACTTGCTCGACCCCGCACAGATTCCCAACCAGCCCGGCTTCGGCCCCGCTTGGGTTGAGGAGTCGCTGCAGGTCCACACCGGGGACCTCGAGCCTGTCCGCGGCCTGTTCTGGCACCCCGCCCCCGCCACCGACCCGGCCCAGGGCACCTACGTGCACTACGGCTTCACCGGCACCGGCATGTGGATCAACCCCACACAAGACCGCTGGGCCGTCCTGCTCACCAACAAGCTCTACTACACCCGCGACCGCGGCCCCCTCACCGACGTACGCAACACCTTCCGCACGCTGGCCTTCGCCTGACCAGCCACCGGGCGGCGGGGCTCAGCCTTCTTGCGGATCGGCTGGCTTGTCCGCGTCCGGCTGGTGAGCGCGGGTGACCAGATAGAGGCCAGCCAGCAGGACGAGGGCGACGCGGTGAGGCTGCGGCTCGTCGTCGGCGAGGTCATGGAGTTCGCCGTTGCGCAAATTCATGTCGCGCGCACCATCGGTCAGCAGCAGCCGCAGGAAATCCTGCCAGTCAGGGTCGAGCCCGGCCTCGGTCATGCGGTCGATGAGTGTGCCGAGCAGGCTGGCTCCTCCGCGCGTATCGCCCTGGGCGACACGGACAATGGGAACGTCCTGCTGCCGGAGCAGTTCGCGCAGCAGCCCTTCGACCCGGGGCATCGCCAGAGCGTAGGCGGCGGTGTACTCCTGCCGCCAGTAGTGCGGCAGTGCCAGGGCCAGCTTGCGGGCACGGCCCGGGGGCACCACCGGGAAATGGGTGAGCAGCTCGACGAGCGTGTCCTCGTTTGGGTCGAATTGTTCGCCGATCTGGTCCAGCGCTGCCGCAATACCCAGCCCCTTCAGTTCCATGGACACCAGCCGCCACTGCGCCGCGTGATTCGCCAGCGGATCCACCGCTGCGGGCGCGACCGGGACCGGCCCCACCGGGTTGATCCGCACGGTGGAGGCGACGGAGAGAAAGACTGAGGACTGGGCGATGCGTTGCGCGGCGTTCCGGGCGTCGGCGGAGGTGCCAGCCGGAGAGGGGACAGCGGCCAGTCTTCCCAGTGCTTCGCCGAGGGTGGAGGCGCACCCACGGGGTATAGGCATCGAACATGGCCTTGGGCACGCGAATGGTTGCCTCGAAGCGTGACATACCGAGATGTTCGGGGTCGGTACGCTGCATTCGCAGGACCGCCTCGTCATGCAGGTCCGTCAGGCCCCGGTCCCGGGCCATAGTCGCCGCCGGGCTCAGCCGGTCGATGCGCACGAAACCCGACAACCGCTCGGCATCCTCCAACACCGTTGTGACGATACGGCGGTCGAGGTCCGTGCGGGCCGCCACGTCCGTCTCCACGTCCCGGCACAATTCCAACAGGTCAACGAGCACAAAGGCGTCGGACGTGTACCGGTCGCAGGCCCTGACCAGAAGGCGACGGACGCGTTCGTCCACCGGCCGTCTCACGCTGAGAGCCCGCAACAACTGGAGGACAAGGCCAGGGGCGTCATCCTCGTCGTCGAGCATCGCCGTGACGAGGTCCGTCATGACGCCGCGGACGCTGTCCTCGAGCGCGGTCTGGCTCAGGGAAGCGGCCAAGTCCTGGGCGACTGTCAAGCACTTATAGGCCTCGATCGCCTGCCGGGCATGCTGAAAGGCATTGTCCTTCCGGGCCTCCCGCAACAAGTGGTGCAGACGTGCCCGCACCCCGGGATGCAATTGACGGCGCGGACTGCTCGCCGTGCGACAACAAGGCCCCCGACAGCCACTGAGGACCGCTAGAGTGCCCTGCCCTGCCCCCCGGGGGGCAGGGCACTCGACCCCTTCAACCACCTTCGCGGAGGAAGCCCGTTGCCTGCCCAGCACAACATCGATTCAGAGCGCGAACTCTGGGACACGTACGCCGAGTCAACGAGTACGGATGTCTTCGAGTCCGAGCCCGTCTTCTGGTGGACGCAGTACGGCGACCATGGGCCCGGTATCGAACTTCTCGGTGATCCGGAATCGGTGCTTGAGATCGGGTGTGGCACGGGGCGCATGCTGGCCTTCCTGGCGCAACGGGGGGTCAAGGCGACCGGGGTAGATCTGTCGCCGGTCATGGTGAAGAACACTGCGGAGCGCTGGGGCCCGATGGGCGCGCAGTTCATCTGTGCCGAAGTGCTCGATCACCTTCGGGGAAGCGCGGAGACGTACGACGCTATCTACTCGATCTTCGGGGCCGTGTGGTTCAGCGACCCGGCGAAGTCTTCCCGCTGGTCCGTGAGCGGCTGAATCCTGGCGGGGTGTTGGCCTTCTCGCAACCGCCGGCCATCCCCGGGGCGTACGGGCCGCAGGGCATGTACAAGGGCGGCTTCGCGGGGAAGGCGATGTTCACGTACCGGTACAGCTACACGCCCCGGAAGTGGTCGAACCTCCTCACCCGGGCGGGCTTCGATGACGTTGACGTTCAGGTTCTCGACGCACCGGAGCCCGACCATATCGGGACACTGATCGTGCGGGCCGTAGCCCGCTGAGAACCCCCGCCCCGTAGACGCCTACACGCCTACCAGGGTGTCGGCGACGCGTGAATCCACCGCCCCGCTGAGCGTCATGGCATGACTCCTGACACCGGGCAGTAGCCCGTCCCCGCAACCCCCCATCTCGCTCGCCGACCGGTCAGCGAGGACCACCAGGTCGCCGTCGCTGTCGCGCTGTCCGGCAGCGATGAAGGCCGTGGCGAAGCCGACCGGCTCTCCCTTCAGTCCGAGCTGGCCGACCTCAACCGGTACCAGGACACGGCCGCGCACGACCTGCAGACGCTCTGCGAGGCAATCGTGACCCACACGGCGGCCACCTCGCTGAAGGACTTCATCACCGAACAACTGCCGGAGCCGTCCGGCGCCAGGGTCCTGGGCTGCATCCTGCAGCTCACCGATGTCGAGGACGGCGCCCGGGTCTGGTGGCAGTACGCCGCCGGCGCAGGAGACAGCATCGCCTCCTACTGCCTGTACCTGTACCACCTCGCGCTCGGGGAGACCGACCTGGCCTCCCTGTGGCGTGAGCAGACCGGCATCGACATCCAACCCGACATCGCGAACGTCCCCCTCGCCTGCGACACCGAGTACGCCTTCGACTCCAGCATGCCGACCGTGCTCCGGGTCCTGGGCCACCTCATCACCGCCCAGGCCGACCGGCCGCGAACCGACGTCTTCGACGCCGTCATGGACTACGTCCCCTGCGCGGTCACCATCGGCTACCTCGACCCCGACCCCGAGATCATCGACGTCCCCCCCGTTGCCCGCGCCGGACTTCGCCGACCACATCGGGGTCATCCTGTCCGCGACGACCGGACTTCCTGCCGGCTACGGGCGGCCGCAGCGGCAGCCCGTAGCATCGCCCAGGCTCCGCCGCCGACAGCCGGGCGCATCCGCCATGCGTCCCGGGCCGCGCGACCATGCCCGCGGGGAGGAACCGTCGCCCGAGCAGCCCGTGGGCGGGCACCGCTGACCCGGGCAGCGCTCCGGCTGCGCGGCGATGCCGGGAGCGACCTTCCGCGGTAGATGACACTTGGACGAACCATCTGCCACTCAGGGAGAAAGTGTCTGCCGCGGCTGCGGCTCAACCTTGTGAGGTCTTGCGTGCACGGAAGGCTGCAGCTTTGACTCGGCTGCGGCAGGCGTTCGAGCAGAAGTGGCGTACGGCGTTACGAGAGTTGTCGACGTAGACGCGGTCGCATTGCGGGGCTGTGCAGACGCCGAGGCGTCCTGCGAGGTCGCTGCCGATGGCCAGGGCAAGGGCGGTCGCGCATCCGGCGCTCCAGCCCACGGAGAGAGTGTCGTGGGCGCCGTGGAAGTGGACTTGCCAGGGCTCGCCGTCAATGCGGTCGAGTTGAGGGCGAGCACCGGTGGTGCGCAGCAGGACGTTCACAAGTTCTGCCGCCTGGTCGGTACGGCCGCTGTCGACGGCGTCGAACACCGCCCTCATCTGCTGGGCGGTGTGCGCGAGATAGGCCGCGTGTACCTGTTCGACTGTGGTGCGGTCAGGTGCGGGCGGCAGTGCGTCGTGGACTGCCTGGGGGAGCTGGTCGCCGTGCGGGGCGGTGTAGGGGCGGCCTTGCCGGGAGCCGTCGGTCAGCACATTCACGAGTGAGACGGCTACATCGAGCAGCGTCGCCACGTGACCATCGAACATCACTTGACTGGTCACTCCTTCGGGCTCTAGCGTTTCATTACGTCACCGACGATATCTGTTTCGCCGGTGACGGGTGAGGGGTGAGGTCTATGCAGGGCAGGAAGCGGTTGCCGCGTGCGGTGCGGTTGCTGATTGTGGCGCGGGCGGTCAACCGGCTGGGAGCGTTCTCCCTGTCGTTCGTCACCGTGCTCATCACGACCAGGTTCGGGGCCAGCAGCGCCGTCGCCGGATGCGTCAGCGCCGCCTTCGGCCTCGCCACGATTCCCTCACGCTTGGTCGGCGGACGCCTGGCCGATCGGATCGGCCGACGCCGCACGATCGTGGTGGGCCTGACAGGGTGCGCGGTGGCGCAGCTGGGACTCGCCGCGGCCGACAGCCTGACACCGGCCATCTGCTTCGCAGTTCTGCTGGGCCTGGTCTTCGAGATCTACGAACCGCCGAGCCAGGCCATGATCGCTGATGTGCTGACGCCAAGTGAGCACGTTCGCGCCTACGGCCTGCTGAACGCGGCTTTGGCCGCGGCGGGCATGGGTGCTGGACTTGTGGCGGCAGGGCTGGGCCGCTGGGATCTGCGGTGGCTGTTCGTCGTTGACGCCCTCACGTGCCTGCTCTGCGCGCTCACCGTGCGCCTAGTGCTCCCCGCCGACCACCGCACGACCGCGGCAGCGGCACCCGACCAGACGCCCGCCGTCACCCCGTGGCGTGATCGTGCCCTGCTGCTCATGCTCGCAACAGGGACACTGTTCGCCGTGATCTACCTCCAGATCATGATCACGCTCCCGCTCTCCATGGACCATGAAGGACTGCGGCCTACCGACGCCGGTCTGTTGTTCACCACCTCCGCACTCACCATCAGCGCAGGCCAACCGCTACTGCGCTGGAGCCGGCTCTCCATGCTCTCGGCGCCGGTCGCCTTCGCCGCCGGGTACCTGCTGCTGGCACTGGGGCTGGGTGGATACGCGCTCGCTCACAACCTGACCGCCTACCTGGCGGCAACCGTCGTGTGGAGCGCGGGCGACTTGCTCCTTGTGGGCCGTGCATACGCGGTCGTCGCGCGTCTGGCCCCACCCGGCGGAAGGGGGCGCTATCTGGCTGTCTACGGCACCAGTTGGGGCATCGCGGGGATCGCAGCCCCTTTGATGGGGACGCAACTGATCGAGCATGCCGGACCAGCCGGACTGTGGAGTGCGATGGCGCTCGTGAGCCTGCTGCTTGCGGCGCTACAGCCCACTCTGGTGCGGGGTGCCACTTTCCACGGTAATGACCACCAACTTGATTCAGCGCCCGCTGAGTTGCAGGACGAGCGGGCTGGATGACCTGTGTCCTCGACTCGCGTCCGAGCTGGGTGTCAGTCGCTCCGAACAACAGATACAGGTGTCATCAACGATGACCATCCAGTGTCATGTAGAGCGATCAGTCGAGTTCGGAAACCCTG is part of the Streptomyces sp. NBC_01262 genome and harbors:
- a CDS encoding CGNR zinc finger domain-containing protein, with amino-acid sequence MFDGHVATLLDVAVSLVNVLTDGSRQGRPYTAPHGDQLPQAVHDALPPAPDRTTVEQVHAAYLAHTAQQMRAVFDAVDSGRTDQAAELVNVLLRTTGARPQLDRIDGEPWQVHFHGAHDTLSVGWSAGCATALALAIGSDLAGRLGVCTAPQCDRVYVDNSRNAVRHFCSNACRSRVKAAAFRARKTSQG
- a CDS encoding MFS transporter, with the translated sequence MQGRKRLPRAVRLLIVARAVNRLGAFSLSFVTVLITTRFGASSAVAGCVSAAFGLATIPSRLVGGRLADRIGRRRTIVVGLTGCAVAQLGLAAADSLTPAICFAVLLGLVFEIYEPPSQAMIADVLTPSEHVRAYGLLNAALAAAGMGAGLVAAGLGRWDLRWLFVVDALTCLLCALTVRLVLPADHRTTAAAAPDQTPAVTPWRDRALLLMLATGTLFAVIYLQIMITLPLSMDHEGLRPTDAGLLFTTSALTISAGQPLLRWSRLSMLSAPVAFAAGYLLLALGLGGYALAHNLTAYLAATVVWSAGDLLLVGRAYAVVARLAPPGGRGRYLAVYGTSWGIAGIAAPLMGTQLIEHAGPAGLWSAMALVSLLLAALQPTLVRGATFHGNDHQLDSAPAELQDERAG